From one Microbacter margulisiae genomic stretch:
- a CDS encoding RagB/SusD family nutrient uptake outer membrane protein produces the protein MKYKFIKYHIGILSVILMILTSCNNLNQIPTGEFTDDTYWYSADKASYVLNMAYSQMMSASYFFANEALADNIYSTRTCDEKLISSGIANATTGRFANEWSDCYAGIRTCNTFLENVDRVPEMDNTLKARMKAEARFIRAYLFFRLTTWYGDVPLFDKNLTVPETQTIARSSHADVLKFVRAELDTAAISLPASYTGADIGRITSGACIALKARTYLYENDWANVASTCQQIINSQEYSLFPNYAGLFSIANEHNSEIILDVEYVPTLRTWSEYYDFAPPSAGRRVNQQSPTQELVNSYLMVNGDSINEPGSGYDESNPYVNRDPRLAATVLFDGGQWTMPDGTNLTIKIKPGSGTIDTYDPNSLNNSLTGYYMKKYYDPTYTGSFNSGLNLILIRYADVLLMYAEAENELGKMDQTIWDETIKPIRVRAGFTDTNALNYNTNWTQSDLRKIIRNERRCELALEGLRIFDIRRWKTAQDVLNGYPHGAQYGSSSVDNGYIRLDKRSFNPNRDYLFAVPQSQIDLDSKLTQNPGY, from the coding sequence ATGAAATACAAATTTATAAAATATCATATTGGAATCCTTTCAGTAATTCTCATGATTCTTACATCTTGTAATAATTTGAATCAAATTCCAACGGGCGAATTTACGGATGATACGTATTGGTATTCGGCTGATAAGGCATCTTATGTCTTAAATATGGCTTATAGTCAAATGATGAGTGCAAGCTATTTTTTTGCTAATGAAGCTTTGGCGGATAATATTTATTCAACCCGAACATGTGATGAAAAACTTATTTCATCAGGGATTGCAAATGCCACAACTGGGCGTTTTGCAAACGAATGGTCTGATTGCTATGCTGGCATAAGAACGTGCAATACTTTTCTTGAAAACGTAGATCGAGTTCCAGAAATGGACAATACACTCAAAGCCAGAATGAAAGCGGAAGCACGTTTTATTAGAGCTTATCTCTTTTTTCGACTCACTACATGGTATGGAGACGTGCCTCTTTTTGACAAAAACCTTACTGTTCCAGAAACTCAAACAATTGCTCGGTCTTCGCATGCAGATGTACTTAAATTTGTGCGTGCTGAATTGGATACCGCGGCAATATCACTGCCCGCTTCATATACCGGAGCAGATATTGGTCGCATTACTTCAGGTGCTTGCATTGCATTGAAAGCACGGACATATTTGTATGAAAATGATTGGGCGAATGTAGCTTCTACTTGTCAACAAATAATAAACAGTCAAGAATATTCATTATTCCCTAACTATGCCGGATTGTTTTCTATTGCCAACGAACATAACTCAGAAATAATTTTGGATGTAGAATATGTGCCTACATTGCGAACATGGAGTGAATACTATGATTTTGCTCCTCCTTCTGCCGGTAGGCGAGTAAATCAACAATCTCCAACTCAAGAGTTAGTTAATAGTTATTTAATGGTAAATGGGGATTCTATTAATGAACCGGGTTCAGGGTATGATGAAAGTAACCCTTATGTTAATCGTGATCCAAGACTTGCCGCAACTGTACTATTTGATGGCGGCCAATGGACAATGCCCGATGGGACAAATTTAACAATTAAAATTAAACCTGGAAGTGGAACAATAGATACATATGATCCAAATAGCTTGAATAATTCATTAACAGGTTATTATATGAAGAAATACTATGATCCAACTTATACCGGAAGTTTTAATTCTGGTCTAAACTTAATTTTAATTCGCTATGCTGATGTGTTGTTGATGTATGCGGAAGCTGAAAACGAATTAGGGAAAATGGATCAAACTATTTGGGATGAAACGATCAAGCCAATTCGCGTGCGTGCAGGATTTACTGATACCAATGCTCTGAATTATAACACGAACTGGACGCAGTCAGATTTGAGAAAGATCATACGCAATGAACGCCGCTGTGAATTAGCGCTCGAAGGATTACGAATATTTGATATTCGTCGTTGGAAAACAGCTCAAGATGTTTTAAATGGTTATCCTCATGGGGCACAATATGGCTCTTCTTCGGTTGACAACGGATATATTCGTCTTGATAAGCGTTCTTTCAATCCTAATCGTGATTATTTATTTGCCGTTCCTCAATCTCAAATAGATTTAGATTCAAAATTGACACAAAATCCAGGGTATTAA
- a CDS encoding MGH1-like glycoside hydrolase domain-containing protein encodes MRRIVSVFLLLTTLHSFAQDFSCDNPLVKAAYKLAIETVDINIRRGILAAGADYGGEWTRDIAINSWNGVSLLRPEVAEQSLWHVTIKKDTIGHQYWDKIIWVIAAYNHYLITGDKSFLAQAYICSANTMKSLEQKTFDPHYGLFMGPSVFNDGIAAYPKPIFDTLNFSSGVLDYKNSMYMKCLSTNCVYYEAYIDLSKMSIVLHKDKGITINYQQKADRIKRSILKYLYNKDSDSFYYLIDQNGNAHKYQEALGISFAVIFGVINGNAANQLIHHAVVSKYGITSIYPDFPRYSSEHPGRHNNLIWPMVNGFFAQASLAVGDGTSFTKELFGLTHLALDKDKGDYDFREIYNPSNGQPDGGWQPNGSLHPHYHWESCKLQTWSATAYISMILKGLFGLRFEEHSLAFAPYLPSEIHFVEMKNLKYRRSVLNILIKGQGNSIRQFTVDGKRQRNYSISSIIRGTHDIVIEME; translated from the coding sequence ATGAGAAGAATAGTATCAGTTTTCCTGTTATTAACTACGCTTCATAGTTTTGCTCAAGATTTTTCTTGTGATAATCCGCTAGTAAAAGCAGCATATAAATTAGCGATAGAAACTGTTGATATTAATATTCGCAGAGGTATACTTGCTGCCGGGGCAGATTATGGAGGAGAATGGACTCGTGATATTGCGATTAACTCATGGAATGGAGTTAGTTTGTTGAGACCGGAAGTTGCAGAGCAATCGTTATGGCATGTGACAATCAAAAAAGATACTATTGGACATCAGTATTGGGACAAGATTATTTGGGTCATTGCTGCCTACAACCACTATTTAATTACTGGAGACAAGTCATTTTTGGCACAAGCGTATATTTGCTCAGCCAACACAATGAAATCTTTGGAGCAAAAAACTTTTGATCCTCATTATGGTTTATTTATGGGGCCATCCGTATTTAACGATGGCATTGCCGCTTACCCTAAGCCTATTTTTGACACATTGAACTTTTCCAGTGGAGTCCTTGATTATAAAAATTCAATGTATATGAAATGCTTAAGTACCAATTGTGTGTACTATGAAGCATATATAGACTTAAGCAAGATGAGCATTGTTTTACATAAAGATAAGGGAATCACTATCAACTATCAGCAAAAAGCTGATAGGATCAAAAGAAGTATACTGAAGTATTTATATAACAAAGACAGTGATTCTTTTTATTACCTGATTGATCAGAATGGGAACGCTCACAAGTATCAGGAAGCACTTGGAATTTCATTTGCTGTTATTTTTGGTGTCATTAATGGTAATGCCGCAAATCAGTTAATTCACCATGCGGTAGTATCCAAATACGGTATAACGTCTATTTATCCAGATTTTCCAAGGTATTCATCGGAGCATCCAGGGAGGCATAATAATTTGATTTGGCCAATGGTAAACGGTTTTTTTGCACAAGCATCTCTAGCTGTAGGAGACGGAACTTCGTTTACCAAGGAACTGTTTGGTCTGACCCATTTGGCACTGGACAAAGACAAAGGGGACTATGATTTCAGAGAAATTTATAATCCTTCCAATGGGCAACCCGACGGTGGATGGCAACCGAATGGATCATTACATCCTCATTATCATTGGGAATCATGTAAACTACAAACGTGGTCAGCAACGGCATATATATCGATGATTCTAAAAGGGCTGTTTGGATTAAGATTTGAAGAACATTCACTCGCCTTTGCTCCTTATTTACCATCTGAAATTCATTTTGTCGAAATGAAAAATCTCAAATATCGTCGTTCTGTCTTGAATATTTTGATTAAAGGTCAAGGGAATTCGATTAGACAATTTACAGTGGATGGTAAAAGACAGCGTAATTATTCTATTAGTTCAATAATACGGGGAACGCATGATATCGTTATTGAGATGGAATAA
- a CDS encoding glutaminase family protein: MKQKDFKAIQILLALFSCIIMPPSLSGQPVSFRPPAVPLVTFDPYLSIWSEADHLTDKNTVHWTHHEQALASLIRIDGRTYRLMGAEPKDVPAFPQRSLQVLPTRSIYEFEDAGVHVTLTFMTPALPHDLNAFSLPLSYITWDVRSVDGKSHKVSIYSSTSSELAVNTPAETVKWGKLKMGTLTALRVGTQAQPILGFSGDDHRIDWGYAYAAALSSESKPAIGANQTLLEDFSQKGDIPSIVDARMPRAVDDNTPVLAFVFHLGEVGAKTVERQVIVAYDEIYAIKYFGTPLRPYWRRKGATPSVLLQTASKEYPSLRNRCEKFDHELMADMTKEGGDQYAQICAAAYRECIAACGLAADANGQPLFFTKENTSNGDIATVDVIYPMDPIWIFLNPTLAKATLVSVLDYAASPHWKFPNAPHDLGTYPIITGRDDGGEGMPVEESGNMLLLCDAIAHADGNANFVTPWWSQLTQWADYLKNYGLDPENQLCTDDFMGHLAHNANLSVKAILALAAYGDLCKMRGDNTTAQEFMALAKNDAEHWMKVAADGYHYKLAFDKPNTWSQKYNLVWDQILHLNIFPSSVAQKEIAFYKTVMQPYGLPLDSRTHLTKADWSIWTATMADDKDFRFFISPIYDYLDHTTVRDPIADSYMTDDIHSGGMHARPVVGGFFIKMLTNSAMWHKWASGDKMKNLKWAPLPKFPFPPKVVSVVPTHCDWSYTIHQPSKNWMSPSFPVTTWQGGQAGFGTLEGSHTQWDTSDIWIRRTFTMPNGNYKNLQFYVFHDEDVEIYVNGVFAAKATSYNTTYEPLKISAVARKLLKSGAKITLAAHCHQTGGGQFLDVGLVNVVNE, translated from the coding sequence ATGAAACAAAAAGACTTCAAAGCCATACAGATTTTGTTGGCACTTTTTTCGTGCATTATAATGCCTCCCTCACTTTCAGGACAACCAGTGTCGTTTCGTCCGCCGGCAGTCCCATTAGTGACGTTTGATCCTTATTTAAGCATTTGGTCTGAAGCAGACCATCTGACAGATAAAAATACTGTGCATTGGACCCATCACGAACAAGCGTTAGCGAGTTTGATTCGTATTGATGGTAGAACCTATCGACTGATGGGGGCTGAACCTAAAGACGTGCCAGCATTTCCTCAACGTTCATTGCAGGTGTTACCCACACGCAGTATTTATGAATTTGAAGATGCCGGGGTGCATGTTACCCTAACGTTTATGACGCCGGCCTTGCCGCATGATTTAAATGCATTCTCTCTTCCATTGAGCTATATAACATGGGATGTCCGATCTGTTGACGGTAAATCACATAAAGTATCTATTTATAGCAGTACCAGTTCCGAATTAGCAGTTAATACGCCTGCCGAGACAGTGAAGTGGGGGAAATTAAAAATGGGGACATTAACGGCTTTACGGGTTGGCACACAAGCGCAGCCTATTTTAGGTTTCTCCGGGGATGATCACCGCATTGATTGGGGATATGCTTATGCTGCTGCTTTGAGTTCAGAGTCAAAACCGGCGATTGGAGCAAATCAGACGTTACTTGAAGATTTTTCTCAAAAGGGGGATATTCCTTCTATCGTTGATGCCCGCATGCCAAGAGCGGTTGACGATAATACGCCTGTTCTGGCATTTGTATTCCATCTTGGAGAAGTTGGGGCAAAAACAGTAGAGCGTCAGGTTATCGTTGCCTACGATGAGATTTATGCAATCAAATATTTTGGGACACCATTACGTCCTTATTGGCGTCGCAAAGGAGCCACTCCTTCTGTCTTGCTACAGACGGCATCAAAAGAATATCCTTCATTACGTAATCGTTGCGAAAAGTTTGATCATGAGTTAATGGCAGACATGACTAAAGAGGGAGGAGACCAATATGCCCAAATTTGTGCAGCAGCCTATCGGGAGTGTATTGCAGCTTGTGGATTAGCCGCTGATGCCAACGGACAACCTTTGTTTTTTACCAAAGAGAATACGAGCAACGGGGATATTGCTACTGTTGATGTGATATATCCTATGGATCCAATTTGGATATTTCTTAATCCTACTTTAGCAAAAGCAACCTTAGTCTCAGTGCTTGATTATGCGGCTTCCCCCCATTGGAAATTTCCTAACGCCCCTCACGATTTAGGGACATATCCAATCATTACTGGGCGGGATGACGGCGGAGAGGGTATGCCAGTTGAAGAGAGCGGGAATATGCTTCTGCTTTGTGATGCCATTGCCCATGCCGATGGTAATGCAAATTTTGTTACTCCCTGGTGGTCACAATTAACACAATGGGCAGATTACTTGAAAAACTACGGTTTGGATCCTGAAAATCAATTATGTACTGATGATTTTATGGGACATTTGGCGCACAATGCGAATCTATCTGTAAAAGCTATTCTTGCGCTTGCTGCTTATGGAGATCTTTGCAAAATGAGAGGCGATAATACTACGGCACAGGAATTTATGGCTTTAGCTAAAAATGATGCTGAGCACTGGATGAAAGTTGCTGCTGATGGGTATCATTACAAATTAGCTTTTGACAAACCCAATACCTGGAGTCAGAAATATAATCTTGTTTGGGATCAAATCCTTCATTTAAATATATTCCCCAGTTCCGTTGCACAAAAAGAAATAGCCTTTTATAAAACGGTTATGCAGCCTTATGGTCTCCCATTGGATTCCAGAACGCATTTAACAAAGGCAGACTGGTCCATATGGACAGCTACAATGGCGGATGATAAAGACTTCCGGTTTTTCATATCTCCAATTTACGATTATTTAGATCATACTACTGTCCGAGATCCGATAGCCGATTCTTATATGACGGATGACATCCATAGCGGGGGTATGCATGCTCGTCCTGTTGTTGGTGGCTTTTTTATTAAGATGTTAACAAATAGTGCTATGTGGCATAAATGGGCATCAGGCGATAAAATGAAAAATCTTAAATGGGCACCTTTACCTAAATTTCCATTCCCGCCTAAAGTAGTGTCGGTGGTTCCTACGCATTGTGATTGGAGCTATACCATTCATCAACCCTCTAAGAATTGGATGTCGCCATCTTTTCCTGTCACCACATGGCAGGGAGGTCAAGCTGGCTTTGGAACGTTAGAGGGAAGCCATACACAATGGGACACCAGCGACATATGGATTCGCCGTACTTTTACGATGCCCAATGGGAATTACAAAAACCTTCAGTTCTATGTGTTTCATGACGAAGATGTAGAGATTTATGTTAATGGTGTTTTTGCTGCGAAAGCAACCAGCTATAACACGACTTATGAGCCTTTAAAAATTAGTGCGGTTGCTCGGAAGTTATTAAAGTCAGGGGCAAAGATTACGTTAGCTGCTCATTGTCATCAAACAGGAGGGGGACAATTTCTTGATGTTGGGTTAGTGAATGTTGTTAATGAATAA
- a CDS encoding SGNH/GDSL hydrolase family protein produces the protein MKIKYVFLIPIFILFLGETLHGQDWANLTRYRTENSALGALKPHDTRVVFMGNSITDLWIKAYPDFFAEHGYLDRGISGQTTPQMLLRFRADVIDLHPKVVVILAGTNDIAGNTGPSTLGMIEDNIASMCELAKIHHIKVVLSSLLPVYDYPWHKGLHPDKKIIALNQWIKQYATSNKFVYLDYFSALVDHKDGFKSQYTIDGVHPNKAGYKIMMPLAEKAILKALSQR, from the coding sequence ATGAAAATAAAATATGTATTTTTAATTCCGATTTTTATTTTATTTCTGGGAGAAACTCTTCATGGACAAGATTGGGCAAACTTAACCCGGTATCGCACGGAAAATAGCGCACTTGGAGCATTAAAACCACATGACACACGTGTTGTTTTTATGGGGAATTCTATTACAGATCTTTGGATTAAAGCTTACCCGGATTTTTTTGCTGAACATGGCTATTTAGATCGTGGTATAAGTGGACAGACAACGCCACAAATGCTTCTAAGGTTTCGGGCTGATGTAATAGATTTACATCCAAAAGTTGTCGTCATTTTAGCAGGAACTAATGATATTGCAGGAAACACAGGCCCTTCAACATTAGGTATGATAGAAGATAACATAGCTTCTATGTGTGAATTAGCCAAGATTCATCATATTAAGGTTGTTCTCTCATCATTGCTTCCGGTTTATGATTATCCATGGCATAAGGGGCTCCATCCGGACAAGAAGATTATAGCACTTAACCAATGGATTAAGCAATATGCAACATCCAATAAATTTGTTTATCTGGATTATTTTTCTGCTTTAGTTGATCATAAAGATGGGTTTAAATCCCAATACACTATTGATGGCGTTCATCCCAATAAGGCAGGGTACAAGATTATGATGCCGCTGGCAGAAAAGGCTATTTTGAAGGCTCTGTCCCAGAGATAA
- a CDS encoding SusE domain-containing protein, with protein sequence MKTSIIKVAILICTIISFASCKNEDTMKNLNVAPVQTLYDPVNNASVVLQASATASVYFDWQPALSEDGALTLYQVAFDTIGGNFSKPLYVITSDNNGANTQVSITHKQLNQIAALAGIASSATGKLIWTVFASKGINQKIATAIDTLEVTRLAGFANVPNSVYITGAGTEGGSDLSKASDMKSISNGVYEIYTKLVAGQPYYFTDANVGNPRTFYIDSKAILQEGKSTSTVSTTGVYRIDLDFTTGGSTMVQITKWEFYFCPLDQFQFALTYVGNGVWTATNEPINFDQQSWGLDQRYKFRMTYVDNSGTQAYEWWGAPASVDSAPTGVASYYYLYPADDSQWNDKFKFADEMNGALVNMSVIMSASGPYTHSVTKVGMQ encoded by the coding sequence ATGAAAACATCAATTATTAAAGTAGCTATTCTCATTTGCACAATCATATCGTTTGCGAGTTGTAAGAATGAAGATACAATGAAAAACTTGAACGTGGCTCCAGTACAAACGCTTTATGATCCTGTCAATAATGCATCCGTTGTATTGCAAGCATCTGCTACCGCTAGTGTTTATTTTGATTGGCAACCTGCTCTTTCTGAAGATGGTGCTTTAACATTATATCAGGTAGCTTTTGATACAATAGGAGGTAATTTTTCCAAACCTCTTTATGTAATAACATCTGATAATAACGGAGCTAACACACAAGTATCCATAACACATAAACAACTTAACCAGATTGCAGCACTTGCAGGTATTGCTTCATCTGCTACGGGAAAATTAATTTGGACAGTTTTTGCTTCGAAAGGCATTAATCAAAAAATTGCCACTGCAATAGACACTCTCGAAGTTACTCGATTAGCTGGTTTTGCTAATGTACCAAATAGTGTATATATCACAGGGGCTGGAACAGAAGGAGGAAGCGACTTGTCAAAAGCAAGTGACATGAAATCAATATCAAATGGTGTTTATGAAATATATACAAAATTAGTTGCTGGTCAACCGTACTATTTTACAGATGCAAATGTAGGCAATCCAAGAACATTCTATATTGATTCAAAAGCAATATTGCAGGAAGGGAAATCAACATCTACTGTTTCTACAACTGGCGTTTATCGTATTGATTTAGATTTTACCACGGGAGGATCAACTATGGTTCAAATTACAAAATGGGAGTTTTATTTCTGCCCATTAGATCAATTCCAATTTGCACTTACTTATGTTGGGAATGGAGTTTGGACAGCAACGAACGAACCTATCAATTTCGATCAGCAAAGTTGGGGACTAGACCAACGTTACAAATTCAGAATGACATATGTTGATAATAGTGGCACCCAGGCCTACGAATGGTGGGGAGCTCCTGCAAGTGTAGATTCTGCTCCAACTGGAGTTGCTAGTTATTATTATTTGTATCCTGCTGATGATAGCCAATGGAATGATAAATTCAAATTTGCCGATGAAATGAATGGTGCTTTAGTAAATATGAGCGTGATTATGAGTGCCAGCGGCCCATATACACACTCGGTTACAAAAGTGGGAATGCAATAA
- a CDS encoding glycoside hydrolase family 76 protein, protein MKKLFIIYIASIALLSSCSDNYNNIVISNDGYAIDWNAAADSSTASLITNFWNPTTHYFNDATSGSNFQYWPQAHGLDVLVDAYLRTNDAKYKTYFDQWYTGVQVGNGGSFLNYFYDDMEWNALALLRTYTATKDDKFKTAAQTVWTDIQTGWNSNGGGGISWNKGSLWSKNACSNGPACILAARLYEQFGNVSDKDWALKIYNWEKSTLFDPSTGAINDNLNAQTGVISNYTSTYNQGTFIGSAVELYNITNDKSYLNDAIKAANYTINNLTSNRILNTEGTGDLALFKGIFIRYLTELIQNPGLDSATKEHFVLFLKYNANELWRSGTNKQYVTFTSDWTTAPYFLSDTELKAQESGCMLIEAAALLDKAGYFK, encoded by the coding sequence ATGAAAAAACTTTTTATTATATACATTGCCTCTATTGCATTGTTATCTTCTTGTAGTGACAATTATAACAATATTGTTATTTCAAATGATGGGTATGCTATTGATTGGAATGCTGCTGCAGATAGCAGTACTGCGAGTCTTATTACCAATTTCTGGAATCCTACAACTCACTACTTCAATGACGCAACAAGTGGGAGTAATTTTCAATATTGGCCACAAGCTCATGGGTTGGATGTTTTGGTAGATGCATATCTCCGCACAAACGATGCTAAATACAAAACCTATTTTGATCAATGGTATACAGGTGTACAAGTTGGGAATGGAGGGTCATTTCTTAATTATTTTTATGATGACATGGAATGGAATGCATTGGCATTGCTTAGAACGTACACTGCAACAAAAGATGATAAATTCAAAACTGCTGCACAAACAGTTTGGACTGATATTCAAACAGGGTGGAACAGTAATGGCGGAGGTGGAATTTCTTGGAATAAAGGTTCATTGTGGAGCAAAAATGCTTGTTCTAATGGACCAGCATGTATTTTAGCAGCACGCCTTTATGAACAATTCGGTAATGTTTCAGATAAAGACTGGGCTTTAAAAATATACAATTGGGAAAAGAGCACATTATTTGATCCTTCAACAGGAGCTATTAATGATAATCTTAATGCTCAGACAGGTGTAATAAGTAACTATACATCTACTTATAATCAAGGTACGTTTATTGGTTCTGCAGTAGAATTATATAACATTACGAATGATAAATCTTATTTGAATGATGCGATAAAGGCTGCTAATTATACGATAAACAATCTTACAAGTAATCGAATCCTTAATACAGAAGGAACTGGTGATCTAGCTTTATTTAAAGGGATATTTATTCGTTATCTTACAGAACTTATTCAAAATCCCGGGTTAGATAGTGCGACAAAAGAGCATTTTGTCCTTTTCTTAAAATACAATGCAAACGAATTATGGCGTAGCGGTACAAATAAGCAATATGTTACCTTTACTTCAGATTGGACTACTGCTCCTTATTTTCTTTCAGATACTGAATTGAAGGCTCAAGAGAGTGGTTGTATGTTAATTGAAGCTGCCGCATTATTGGATAAGGCAGGATATTTTAAATAG